The Trueperaceae bacterium region CAAGGCCCGCCATGTCGATGTCAGTCAGTGCGAGATAAGGCGGCCTGACCCCAACCCGCTCCAGCAGGTTCGGGGCGACAACGCTCGTCGTCGAGCTCTCGATATGTCGCGTGCGCGGGATCATCGTGCGGTCCCCAACGCGCGCTCCAGATCCTGCTGTCGGCAAGCGACCAACTGCCCCCAAGAACGGTTGTCGATCATCCCAGACCTCTCCCCTACGCCCCCCACGGGAGAAGCTACCACCTCCTGGACGATGCGGGCGGCTAGCCGAGGTCCGCCGCCTCGCGCTGGCGACCTCACCCGACCCGGTCATCCGCGTCGCGCCTGGCGCACCCGGGGTGAGTACGGCCTGGCCTACTGCGCGTTAGAGATCGAAGGCAACCACTGCACGATCCCGGGGAAAGCCACGAGCAGCAGTAGCGCCACGATCTGGATGAGCACGAACGGGATGATGCCGCGGTAGATGTGCTCCGTCTTGATCTGCGGCGGCGCCACCCCCTTCAGGTAGAAGAGCGCGAAGCCGAACGGCGGGGTGAGGAACGAGCTCTGCAGGTTCATGGCGATGACGACGCCGAACCAGAGCAGCATGTCCTGCCCGAAGAAGTGTGCCGCGATGGGCGTGATGAACGGCACGACGATGAAGGTGATCTCGATGAAGTCGATGAAGAAGCCGAGCACGAAGATGGTGAGCATGGTGAAGAACAGGAAGCCCCACTTCCCGCCCGGCAGGTTGACGAGGAACTGATCGACGAGGGTGTCGCCGCGCAGGGCCGTGAACACCATGCTGAAGGCGGTGGCGCCCACCAGGATGATGAACACCATGCTGGTGAGCTGGGTGGTCTGGCGCATGGTGTCGACCAGGTTCTTGAGGTTGAGGCGGCCGTTCACGAGCGCGAGGAGCATGGCGCCGATGGCGCCCGCCGCGCCTGCCTCCGTGGGGGTGGCGATGCCGAAGAAGATCGAGCCGAGGACGAGCAGGATGAGGAAGAGGGGTGGCACGAGGCTGCGCACGATCTTGACGGCCAGCACCTTGGCGGGCATCTGCCGCGCCTCGAGGGGCAGCGCCGGCGCCTCGTGCGGCTTGACCCAGGCGGTGAAGGCGACCCACGCGACGAACAGTCCGGCCAGCATGAAGCCCGGGACGAACGAACCGAGGAAGAGCTGACCCACGCTTATCCCCATCTGGTCGCCCAGGATGACGAGGACGATGGAGGGCGGGATGATCTGCCCGAGCGTGCCGGAGGCGGCGATCACGCCCGCCGACAGCGGCTTGCTGTAGTCGTACTTGAGCATGACGGGCAGCGCGAGGATGCCCATGGTGACGACGGAGGCGCCCACCACGCCGGTGGAGGCCGCCAGGAGGGCGCCCACCACCACGACGGAGATGGCGAGGCCGCCCCGCAGCCGCCCGAAGAGGATGCCCATCGTCTCGAGGAGCTCCTCTGCCAGGCCGGAGCGTTCCAGCATGACGCCCATGAACACGAAGAACGGCACCGCCACGAGCGTGTAGTTCTCCATGATGGTGCCGTAGATGCGTTGCGGCATGATGTTGAGCCGCGCCACGCGGAACAGAGGCTCCCACGGCAGGTCCAAGCCCAGGCCGGGGAGGAAGTCGGAGCCGATGAGCGTGAACAGCACGGCGGTGCCGCCCAGGCTGAACGCCACCGGGTAGCCGATGAGGAGCAGCACCACGGCCGCGCCGAACATGTAGAAGGCGAGGTACTCCACTCAGGCCGCCCCGGCCGTTCCGGTGGACGGAGCCTCGCCCGCGCCGCCTGACGGCGTGCCCGCCCTACCGGCCGGCGGTTCGGTGGGCGCCACCCCGCGCAACTTCGCCACCAGCCTGATGACCTGGCTCACGCCCTGCAACGCCAACAGCGCGAAGGCAATCGGGATGACCGTCTTCATCACGTATATGGGCAGGTTGCCGGCGTTGACGTTGACCTCGAGGTGCTGCCAGGAGCGCCGCACGTACGGCAGGCTCAGCGTGAACCCCATGAAGCAGAACGGGAAGAGGAAGAAGACGGTGCCGAGCAGGTCGACCCACGCCTTGCCGCGTTCCCGCAGGCGCGAGTAGACGATGTCGACC contains the following coding sequences:
- a CDS encoding TRAP transporter large permease subunit, whose product is MFGAAVVLLLIGYPVAFSLGGTAVLFTLIGSDFLPGLGLDLPWEPLFRVARLNIMPQRIYGTIMENYTLVAVPFFVFMGVMLERSGLAEELLETMGILFGRLRGGLAISVVVVGALLAASTGVVGASVVTMGILALPVMLKYDYSKPLSAGVIAASGTLGQIIPPSIVLVILGDQMGISVGQLFLGSFVPGFMLAGLFVAWVAFTAWVKPHEAPALPLEARQMPAKVLAVKIVRSLVPPLFLILLVLGSIFFGIATPTEAGAAGAIGAMLLALVNGRLNLKNLVDTMRQTTQLTSMVFIILVGATAFSMVFTALRGDTLVDQFLVNLPGGKWGFLFFTMLTIFVLGFFIDFIEITFIVVPFITPIAAHFFGQDMLLWFGVVIAMNLQSSFLTPPFGFALFYLKGVAPPQIKTEHIYRGIIPFVLIQIVALLLLVAFPGIVQWLPSISNAQ
- a CDS encoding TRAP transporter small permease subunit; its protein translation is MKAFLRVAGFIDAFNGAIAVVMQWLTLVMVLLGAYNVITRYVGRAIGVSLGGSVYTVLQTYAFDLVFLLAAGWVLRTEGHVRVDIVYSRLRERGKAWVDLLGTVFFLFPFCFMGFTLSLPYVRRSWQHLEVNVNAGNLPIYVMKTVIPIAFALLALQGVSQVIRLVAKLRGVAPTEPPAGRAGTPSGGAGEAPSTGTAGAA